Proteins encoded within one genomic window of Candidatus Limnocylindria bacterium:
- a CDS encoding sigma-70 family RNA polymerase sigma factor → MERSRNGDHDAYGELVTRYQAIAARTAYVITGTAADAEDVAQDAFVKAYYALDRFRSGAPFRPWLLRIVANEAINRRKAAGRRPTVGLSVVEDRASGDTALSPEASALARERREVVLDALRKMREEDRLVIAYRYFFDLSEVEMAEALGVARGTVKSRLSRAIARLRAAMEGDQLHDA, encoded by the coding sequence GTGGAACGCTCGAGGAACGGCGATCACGACGCCTACGGCGAGCTCGTGACCCGCTACCAGGCTATTGCGGCGCGCACCGCCTACGTCATCACCGGAACGGCGGCCGATGCCGAGGACGTCGCGCAGGACGCCTTCGTGAAGGCCTACTACGCGCTCGACCGCTTTCGGTCTGGCGCGCCATTCCGCCCCTGGCTGCTTCGGATCGTCGCGAACGAGGCCATCAACCGCCGCAAGGCGGCCGGCCGCCGACCGACGGTCGGACTCAGCGTCGTCGAGGACCGCGCCTCGGGCGACACGGCCCTGTCACCCGAGGCGTCGGCCCTCGCTCGCGAGCGACGTGAGGTCGTGCTCGACGCGCTGCGGAAGATGCGCGAGGAGGACCGGCTCGTGATCGCGTACCGCTACTTCTTCGACCTCTCCGAGGTCGAGATGGCCGAAGCGCTCGGCGTGGCGCGCGGTACCGTGAAGTCGCGCCTCTCGCGTGCGATCGCGCGGCTGCGCGCCGCGATGGAAGGAGACCAGCTGCATGACGCGTGA
- a CDS encoding TRAP transporter substrate-binding protein produces MSLLSKFSRRGFLKYGSLSGLAAFVTSCLSQNAPTTTTAAPTASSAATEVVSRAETITWKIQSGWAGNDIFQTMFLNWKASVEEMSGGRIKIDALPVNTLTNTAGAIDAVHAGTLDGAHHVPAYYYGKDHAVSLMGTGPMMGMSGQMWLSWYYYGGGQALYEQLVQGKLKLNVKSFFHMPMQNQPLGWFKDEIKGPDDFKGMKFRTVGLATGIYQFAGASVISVAGAEVASSLDRGVIDAAEFNNTTSDTAYGLPDVRKILMTQSYHQPSEILELTLNKTKYESMPKDLQSIMRWSTVAASADGEWLQLFKNSDDYAKLLARGIKFIVAPQSVRDNQLKAWESVVAAESKDNPEFVAILKSQRAWAERIFPWADTINIRTPDPVSYAARPKV; encoded by the coding sequence GTGAGTCTTCTTTCGAAGTTCTCGCGCCGCGGGTTCCTCAAGTACGGATCGCTCTCGGGTCTTGCGGCTTTTGTGACGTCGTGCCTATCACAGAACGCACCGACCACGACGACCGCCGCGCCGACCGCTTCGAGCGCGGCCACGGAGGTCGTGTCCCGCGCCGAAACGATCACGTGGAAGATCCAGTCCGGCTGGGCCGGCAACGACATCTTCCAGACGATGTTCCTCAACTGGAAGGCCAGCGTGGAGGAGATGTCTGGCGGCCGGATCAAGATCGACGCGCTGCCGGTCAACACGCTCACCAACACGGCCGGCGCGATCGACGCCGTGCACGCGGGCACGCTCGATGGCGCGCACCACGTGCCGGCCTACTACTACGGCAAAGACCACGCGGTGAGCCTCATGGGCACCGGACCGATGATGGGCATGAGCGGGCAGATGTGGCTCTCCTGGTATTACTACGGCGGCGGCCAGGCCCTGTACGAGCAGCTTGTCCAGGGCAAGCTCAAGCTCAACGTGAAGTCCTTCTTCCACATGCCGATGCAGAACCAGCCGCTGGGTTGGTTCAAGGACGAGATCAAGGGCCCCGATGACTTCAAGGGAATGAAGTTCCGCACCGTCGGTCTCGCGACCGGCATCTACCAGTTCGCCGGTGCGAGCGTCATCTCGGTCGCGGGCGCGGAGGTCGCGTCGTCGCTCGACCGCGGTGTGATCGATGCCGCCGAGTTCAACAACACGACGTCGGACACGGCATACGGCCTGCCCGACGTCCGCAAGATCCTCATGACGCAGTCGTACCACCAGCCGAGCGAGATCCTCGAGCTCACACTGAACAAGACGAAGTACGAGTCGATGCCGAAAGACCTGCAATCGATCATGCGGTGGTCGACGGTCGCCGCCTCCGCGGACGGCGAGTGGCTGCAGTTGTTCAAGAACTCCGACGACTACGCGAAGCTGCTCGCGCGTGGGATCAAGTTCATCGTGGCGCCGCAGTCGGTGCGCGACAACCAGCTCAAGGCCTGGGAATCGGTGGTCGCCGCCGAGTCGAAGGACAACCCGGAATTCGTCGCGATCCTCAAGTCGCAGCGGGCGTGGGCGGAGCGTATCTTCCCGTGGGCCGACACGATCAACATCCGCACGCCCGACCCGGTGTCGTACGCCGCACGACCAAAGGTGTAG
- a CDS encoding PfkB family carbohydrate kinase, which translates to MTNILVVGSLAYDDVQTPAERRTNVLGGAASYFAIAAGLYAPVRLVGVIGDDFREADVQRLRGRGIDLAGLERRPGGSFRWLGRYDYAMNTAETINTDLGVFAGWQPKVPEAFADSEFVFLANIDPEIQLATLRSVRAPKAIALDTMNYWIDHKREALLEVISHVDIVSVNESEARQLCDTVSVPKAAREILALGPRAVVVKRGEYGSVLFTRAFSFWSPAFPFDEVIDPTGAGDSFAGGFLGHLAESGSIDDRALRRATLHGTVCASFAVESFSVDGIEAATPADVSARYRVLQDLVRV; encoded by the coding sequence GCGTCCTACTTCGCGATCGCTGCGGGGCTGTACGCGCCGGTGCGCCTGGTCGGCGTCATAGGTGACGACTTCCGCGAGGCGGACGTTCAGCGCCTGCGCGGACGCGGCATCGACCTCGCCGGCCTCGAGCGTCGGCCGGGCGGATCGTTCCGCTGGCTCGGTCGGTACGACTACGCGATGAATACGGCCGAGACGATCAACACCGACCTCGGCGTCTTCGCCGGCTGGCAGCCGAAGGTGCCCGAAGCTTTCGCGGACAGTGAGTTCGTGTTCCTCGCGAACATCGACCCCGAGATCCAGCTCGCGACGCTGCGCAGCGTCCGCGCGCCAAAGGCAATCGCGCTCGACACGATGAACTACTGGATCGACCACAAGCGCGAGGCGCTGCTCGAGGTCATCTCGCACGTCGACATCGTGAGCGTCAACGAATCCGAAGCCCGGCAGCTCTGCGATACCGTCAGTGTCCCGAAGGCCGCGCGCGAGATCCTCGCCCTCGGGCCGCGCGCGGTCGTGGTGAAGCGCGGCGAGTACGGCTCGGTGCTGTTCACGCGTGCGTTCTCGTTCTGGTCGCCGGCGTTCCCGTTCGACGAGGTCATCGATCCGACCGGGGCGGGAGACAGCTTCGCCGGCGGCTTCCTGGGTCATCTCGCGGAGTCCGGGTCGATCGACGACCGTGCCCTGCGCCGCGCGACGCTCCACGGCACCGTGTGCGCCTCGTTCGCGGTCGAAAGCTTCAGCGTCGACGGTATCGAGGCGGCCACCCCGGCGGACGTGTCCGCGCGCTACCGGGTGCTGCAGGACCTCGTCAGGGTCTAG